The following are from one region of the Bos mutus isolate GX-2022 chromosome 18, NWIPB_WYAK_1.1, whole genome shotgun sequence genome:
- the PPP1R13L gene encoding relA-associated inhibitor isoform X1: MGTYPAMSRSSGTTSPKVLEATPYSPSPPRPASLWSESRRLTCSRRLPRPVLGSPQPEPEPEEAPRCQSLPRICAPLRPAGTMDSEAFQSSGDILDLKFQSLAMKHMDLKQMELDTAAAKVDELTKQLESLWSDSPAAPLGSQAAAPARLPRYSTSPVPEPLGSRGSSRKATTDGADTPFGRSESAPALLPYSSLSAKGRPSSPRTQLYLQPDAYGSLDRSPSPRPRAFDGAGSPHGRAPSPRPGPLRQQGPPTHFDFLGRSGSPRGSPLAEGPQAFFPERGPSPRPGTSAYDAPAAFGSPLLGAGGSAFAPPLRAQDDLTLRRRPPKAWNESDLDVAYEKKPSQTASYERLDVFPRPASPGLQLLPWRESSLDGLGATGKDNFTSATLPRNYKVSPLANDRRSDVGSYRRSLGSTGPSGTLPRSWQPVSRIPMPPSSPQPRSAPRQRPIPLSMIFKLQNAFWEHGASRAMLPSSSIFSRAPPPKMPPQPQAPPQPQPQPQPQPQLPPQPQPQLQPQPQPQAPAPAPQAPQQTWAPVSEGLAKPPADLEPEPELEGLLTPVLEVGDADEGAVTRPLSPTRLQPALPPEAQSVPELEEVARVLAEIPRPLKRRGSMEQSPAVALPPTHKKQYQQIISRLFHRHGGPGGPEPELSPITEGSEARAGPPAPAPPAPIPPSAPLQSSPPEQPQSMEMRSVLRKAGSPRKVRRARLNPLVLLLDAALTGELEVVQQAMKEMNDPSQPNEEGITALHNAICGANYPIVDFLIAAGANVNSPDSHGWTPLHCAASCNDTAICTALVQHGAAIFATTLSDGATAIEKCDPYREGYADCATYLADVEQSMGLMYNGVVYALWDYSAEFGDELSFREGDSVTVLRRDGLEETDWWWATLHGQEGYVPRNYFGLFPRVKPQRSKV; encoded by the exons GCGCCCCGCTCCGGCCGGCCGGCACCATGGACAGCGAGGCGTTCCAGAGTTCGGGGGACATTCTGGACCTGAAATTCCAGT CTCTAGCCATGAAGCACATGGACCTGAAGCAGATGGAGCTGGACACGGCGGCGGCCAAGGTGGACGAACTGACCAAGCAGTTGGAGTCGCTGTGGTCGGACTCGCCCGCGGCGCCTCTTGGCTCTCAGGCCGCAGCGCCGGCTAGG CTGCCCCGGTACAGCACCAGCCCGGTCCCCGAGCCCTTGGGCAGCCGTGGGTCTTCCCGGAAGGCGACCACCGACGGCGCAGACACCCCATTCGGACGCTCGGAGAGCGCCCCAGCTCTGCTCCCCTATAGCTCGCTATCCGCGAAGGGCCGGCCGTCGTCACCGCGCACCCAGCTCTACCTGCAGCCGGACGCCTACGGCAGCTTAGACCGCTCGCCCTCGCCCCGGCCCCGCGCCTTCGATGGCGCAGGCAGCCCCCACGGCCGGGCGCCCTCCCCTCGACCCGGCCCGCTCCGACAGCAGGGTCCCCCCACTCACTTTGACTTCTTGGGCCGCTCCGGCTCCCCGCGTGGCAGCCCCCTGGCGGAAGGGCCCCAGGCCTTCTTCCCGGAGCGCGGACCCTCGCCTCGCCCCGGGACCTCAGCTTACGATGCGCCGGCTGCCTTTGGGAGCCCTCTGCTGGGCGCGGGCGGCAGCGCCTTCGCCCCGCCTCTGCGCGCTCAAG ACGACCTAACGCTGCGCCGGCGGCCCCCCAAAGCCTGGAACGAGTCCGACCTGGACGTGGCTTATGAGAAGAAGCCCTCGCAAACTGCGAGCTATGAAC GTCTGGATGTCTTCCCGCGGCCTGCTTCTCCAGGCCTGCAGCTGTTACCCTGGAGAGAGAGCAGCCTGGATGGGCTGGGGGCCACCGGCAAG GACAACTTCACCAGCGCCACTCTGCCCCGCAATTACAAGGTCTCCCCTCTGGCCAACGACAGGCGTTCTGATGTGGGCAGCTACCGCCGATCACTGGGCTCCACGGGGCCGTCAGGCACTTTGCCCCGAAGCTGGCAGCCTGTCAGTCGCATCCCCATGCCTCCTTCCAGCCCGCAGCCCCGCAGTGCCCCCCGCCAGCGCCCCATCCCCCTCAGCATGATATTCAAGCTGCAGAATGCtttttgggagcatggagccagcagggccatgctcccaaGCTCCTCCATCTTCTCGCGAGCTCCCCCACCTAAGatgcctccccagccccaggcacccccccagccccagccccagccccaaccACAGCCCCAGCTGCCCCCACAGCCCCAGCCACAACTACAACCCCAGCCTCAGCCAcaagcccctgccccagccccccaAGCCCCCCAACAGACTTGGGCCCCTGTAAGTGAAG GCCTCGCCAAACCTCCTGCTGATCTGGAACCTGAGCCAGAGCTGGAGGGGCTGCTGACGCCCGTGCTGGAGGTTGGCGATGCAGACGAAGGTGCTGTGACTCGGCCCCTTAGTCCCACACGGCTGCAGCCAGCGCTGCCGCCGGAAGCACAGTCGGTGCCGGAGCTGGAGGAGGTGGCCCGGGTGCTGGCAGAGATTCCACGGCCCCTCAAACGCCGGGGCTCCATGGAGCAGAGCCCGGCTGtagccctgccccccacccacaaGAAGCAATACCAACAGATCATCAGCCGCCTCTTCCATCGTCACGGTGGGCCTGGGGGCCCTGAGCCCGAGCTGTCCCCCATCACTGAGGGATCTGAGGCCAGGGCCGGGCCCCCTGCTCCAGCCCCACCGGCTCCCATCCCACCGTCAGCCCCTCTCCAGAGCAGCCCACCAGAGCAGCCACAGAGCATG GAGATGCGCTCGGTGCTGCGGAAAGCCGGGTCCCCGCGCAAGGTCCGCCGTGCGCGCCTCAACCCGCTGGTGCTGCTTCTGGATGCCGCACTGACCGGGGAGCTGGAGGTGGTGCAGCAGGCCATGAAGGAG ATGAACGACCCGAGCCAGCCCAACGAGGAGGGCATCACCGCCCTGCACAACGCCATCTGCGGCGCCAACTACCCCATCGTGGACTTCCTCATCGCGGCCGGGGCCAACGTCAACTCCCCGGACAGCCACGGCTG GACCCCGCTGCATTGCGCGGCGTCGTGCAACGACACGGCCATCTGCACGGCGCTGGTGCAGCACGGCGCGGCCATCTTCGCCACCACGCTCAGTGACGGCGCTACCGCCATCGAGAAGTGCGACCCCTACCGCGAGGGTTACGCCGACTGCGCCACTTACCTGGCAG ACGTGGAGCAGAGCATGGGGCTGATGTACAACGGGGTGGTGTACGCCCTCTGGGACTACAGTGCGGAGTTTGGGGACGAGCTGTCCTTCCGAGAGGGCGATTCGGTCACCGTGCTGCGGAGGGACGGACTAGAGGAGACGGACTGGTGGTGGGCCACGCTGCATGGCCAGGAGGGTTACGTGCCCCGTAACTACTTCGGG CTCTTCCCCAGGGTGAAGCCTCAGAGGAGTAAGGTGTAG
- the PPP1R13L gene encoding relA-associated inhibitor isoform X2: MDSEAFQSSGDILDLKFQSLAMKHMDLKQMELDTAAAKVDELTKQLESLWSDSPAAPLGSQAAAPARLPRYSTSPVPEPLGSRGSSRKATTDGADTPFGRSESAPALLPYSSLSAKGRPSSPRTQLYLQPDAYGSLDRSPSPRPRAFDGAGSPHGRAPSPRPGPLRQQGPPTHFDFLGRSGSPRGSPLAEGPQAFFPERGPSPRPGTSAYDAPAAFGSPLLGAGGSAFAPPLRAQDDLTLRRRPPKAWNESDLDVAYEKKPSQTASYERLDVFPRPASPGLQLLPWRESSLDGLGATGKDNFTSATLPRNYKVSPLANDRRSDVGSYRRSLGSTGPSGTLPRSWQPVSRIPMPPSSPQPRSAPRQRPIPLSMIFKLQNAFWEHGASRAMLPSSSIFSRAPPPKMPPQPQAPPQPQPQPQPQPQLPPQPQPQLQPQPQPQAPAPAPQAPQQTWAPVSEGLAKPPADLEPEPELEGLLTPVLEVGDADEGAVTRPLSPTRLQPALPPEAQSVPELEEVARVLAEIPRPLKRRGSMEQSPAVALPPTHKKQYQQIISRLFHRHGGPGGPEPELSPITEGSEARAGPPAPAPPAPIPPSAPLQSSPPEQPQSMEMRSVLRKAGSPRKVRRARLNPLVLLLDAALTGELEVVQQAMKEMNDPSQPNEEGITALHNAICGANYPIVDFLIAAGANVNSPDSHGWTPLHCAASCNDTAICTALVQHGAAIFATTLSDGATAIEKCDPYREGYADCATYLADVEQSMGLMYNGVVYALWDYSAEFGDELSFREGDSVTVLRRDGLEETDWWWATLHGQEGYVPRNYFGLFPRVKPQRSKV; the protein is encoded by the exons ATGGACAGCGAGGCGTTCCAGAGTTCGGGGGACATTCTGGACCTGAAATTCCAGT CTCTAGCCATGAAGCACATGGACCTGAAGCAGATGGAGCTGGACACGGCGGCGGCCAAGGTGGACGAACTGACCAAGCAGTTGGAGTCGCTGTGGTCGGACTCGCCCGCGGCGCCTCTTGGCTCTCAGGCCGCAGCGCCGGCTAGG CTGCCCCGGTACAGCACCAGCCCGGTCCCCGAGCCCTTGGGCAGCCGTGGGTCTTCCCGGAAGGCGACCACCGACGGCGCAGACACCCCATTCGGACGCTCGGAGAGCGCCCCAGCTCTGCTCCCCTATAGCTCGCTATCCGCGAAGGGCCGGCCGTCGTCACCGCGCACCCAGCTCTACCTGCAGCCGGACGCCTACGGCAGCTTAGACCGCTCGCCCTCGCCCCGGCCCCGCGCCTTCGATGGCGCAGGCAGCCCCCACGGCCGGGCGCCCTCCCCTCGACCCGGCCCGCTCCGACAGCAGGGTCCCCCCACTCACTTTGACTTCTTGGGCCGCTCCGGCTCCCCGCGTGGCAGCCCCCTGGCGGAAGGGCCCCAGGCCTTCTTCCCGGAGCGCGGACCCTCGCCTCGCCCCGGGACCTCAGCTTACGATGCGCCGGCTGCCTTTGGGAGCCCTCTGCTGGGCGCGGGCGGCAGCGCCTTCGCCCCGCCTCTGCGCGCTCAAG ACGACCTAACGCTGCGCCGGCGGCCCCCCAAAGCCTGGAACGAGTCCGACCTGGACGTGGCTTATGAGAAGAAGCCCTCGCAAACTGCGAGCTATGAAC GTCTGGATGTCTTCCCGCGGCCTGCTTCTCCAGGCCTGCAGCTGTTACCCTGGAGAGAGAGCAGCCTGGATGGGCTGGGGGCCACCGGCAAG GACAACTTCACCAGCGCCACTCTGCCCCGCAATTACAAGGTCTCCCCTCTGGCCAACGACAGGCGTTCTGATGTGGGCAGCTACCGCCGATCACTGGGCTCCACGGGGCCGTCAGGCACTTTGCCCCGAAGCTGGCAGCCTGTCAGTCGCATCCCCATGCCTCCTTCCAGCCCGCAGCCCCGCAGTGCCCCCCGCCAGCGCCCCATCCCCCTCAGCATGATATTCAAGCTGCAGAATGCtttttgggagcatggagccagcagggccatgctcccaaGCTCCTCCATCTTCTCGCGAGCTCCCCCACCTAAGatgcctccccagccccaggcacccccccagccccagccccagccccaaccACAGCCCCAGCTGCCCCCACAGCCCCAGCCACAACTACAACCCCAGCCTCAGCCAcaagcccctgccccagccccccaAGCCCCCCAACAGACTTGGGCCCCTGTAAGTGAAG GCCTCGCCAAACCTCCTGCTGATCTGGAACCTGAGCCAGAGCTGGAGGGGCTGCTGACGCCCGTGCTGGAGGTTGGCGATGCAGACGAAGGTGCTGTGACTCGGCCCCTTAGTCCCACACGGCTGCAGCCAGCGCTGCCGCCGGAAGCACAGTCGGTGCCGGAGCTGGAGGAGGTGGCCCGGGTGCTGGCAGAGATTCCACGGCCCCTCAAACGCCGGGGCTCCATGGAGCAGAGCCCGGCTGtagccctgccccccacccacaaGAAGCAATACCAACAGATCATCAGCCGCCTCTTCCATCGTCACGGTGGGCCTGGGGGCCCTGAGCCCGAGCTGTCCCCCATCACTGAGGGATCTGAGGCCAGGGCCGGGCCCCCTGCTCCAGCCCCACCGGCTCCCATCCCACCGTCAGCCCCTCTCCAGAGCAGCCCACCAGAGCAGCCACAGAGCATG GAGATGCGCTCGGTGCTGCGGAAAGCCGGGTCCCCGCGCAAGGTCCGCCGTGCGCGCCTCAACCCGCTGGTGCTGCTTCTGGATGCCGCACTGACCGGGGAGCTGGAGGTGGTGCAGCAGGCCATGAAGGAG ATGAACGACCCGAGCCAGCCCAACGAGGAGGGCATCACCGCCCTGCACAACGCCATCTGCGGCGCCAACTACCCCATCGTGGACTTCCTCATCGCGGCCGGGGCCAACGTCAACTCCCCGGACAGCCACGGCTG GACCCCGCTGCATTGCGCGGCGTCGTGCAACGACACGGCCATCTGCACGGCGCTGGTGCAGCACGGCGCGGCCATCTTCGCCACCACGCTCAGTGACGGCGCTACCGCCATCGAGAAGTGCGACCCCTACCGCGAGGGTTACGCCGACTGCGCCACTTACCTGGCAG ACGTGGAGCAGAGCATGGGGCTGATGTACAACGGGGTGGTGTACGCCCTCTGGGACTACAGTGCGGAGTTTGGGGACGAGCTGTCCTTCCGAGAGGGCGATTCGGTCACCGTGCTGCGGAGGGACGGACTAGAGGAGACGGACTGGTGGTGGGCCACGCTGCATGGCCAGGAGGGTTACGTGCCCCGTAACTACTTCGGG CTCTTCCCCAGGGTGAAGCCTCAGAGGAGTAAGGTGTAG